One genomic segment of Kocuria rhizophila DC2201 includes these proteins:
- a CDS encoding TetR/AcrR family transcriptional regulator, with protein sequence MRHEQPDRILDTYVQILVESGVRQATIEAVARRCGLSKAGLLHHFGSRAGLDAALLARLRDLVERDVVSMRDAPEGAVHYYLATSLDSESELERMVVAATRLAHSGSTDAGAVLRWARDRWFDVMVAHLGHPLLARLAILAGDGVSYHNDISDEHGDRFISPDDLDAFTKLVEGRRDT encoded by the coding sequence GTGCGGCACGAGCAGCCGGACCGGATCCTCGACACCTACGTGCAGATCCTGGTGGAGTCGGGGGTCCGGCAGGCCACCATCGAGGCCGTGGCCCGCCGGTGCGGGCTCTCCAAGGCGGGACTGCTGCACCACTTCGGCTCCCGCGCCGGCCTGGACGCGGCTCTGCTGGCGCGGCTGCGAGACCTGGTGGAGCGCGACGTCGTGAGCATGCGCGATGCCCCGGAGGGTGCGGTGCACTACTACCTGGCCACGTCCCTCGACTCCGAGTCGGAGCTGGAACGGATGGTGGTCGCCGCCACCAGACTCGCCCACTCCGGCAGCACCGACGCCGGAGCCGTGCTGCGCTGGGCGCGGGACCGGTGGTTCGACGTCATGGTGGCCCACCTGGGGCACCCGCTCCTCGCGCGCCTGGCCATCCTGGCCGGTGACGGCGTGAGCTACCACAACGACATCTCGGACGAGCACGGGGACCGCTTCATCAGCCCCGATGACCTGGACGCCTTCACGAAGCTGGTGGAGGGCAGGCGCGACACGTAG